The following are from one region of the Chionomys nivalis chromosome 16, mChiNiv1.1, whole genome shotgun sequence genome:
- the Tp53inp1 gene encoding tumor protein p53-inducible nuclear protein 1 isoform X1, producing the protein MMFQRLNKMFVGEVTSPNQEPEFSEKEDDEWILVDFIDTCTGFSAEEEEEEDDDISQESPTEHTSVFSCLPASLECLADTSDSCFLQFESCPMEESWFITPPPCFTAGGLTAVKVETSPMENLLIEHPSMSVYAVHSSCPGLSEASCVNDDYNPSSPRMGAQSDMGEHIHCCVTALAAQATFLEQPKSFRPSQWIKGHSERQSLNRNGLRRQNLTRDCHTRQMKHGGWVVHQPCPRQYNY; encoded by the exons ATGATGTTTCAGAGACTGAACAAAATGTTTGTGGGTGAAGTCACTTCTCCCAACCAAGAGCCAGAATTTAGTGAGAAAGAAGATGACGAATGGATCCTTGTTGACTTCATAG ACACGTGCACTGGCTTctcagcagaggaagaggaggaggaagatgatgacATCAGCCAAGAGTCTCCAACAGAGCACACGTCAGTCTTCTCCTGTTTACCTGCATCTCTGGAGTGTTTGGCTGACACCAGTGATTCCTGCTTCCTCCAGTTTGAGTCCTGCCCCATGGAGGAGAGCTGGTTCATCACCCCTCCCCCGTGTTTTACAGCAGGTGGATTAACCGCTGTCAAGGTGGAGACAAGTCCTATGGAAAACCTTCTCATTGAACATCCCAGCATGTCTGTCTACGCTGTACACAGTTCCTGTCCCGGGCTCAGCGAGGCCAGCTGTGTCAACGATGACTACAACCCCAGCAGCCCCAG GATGGGAGCCCAGAGTGACATGGGGGAACACATTCACTGCTGTGTCACCGCCCTCGCTGCTCAGGCAACGTTTCTGGAACAACCTAAGAGCTTCCGCCCTTCCCAGTGGATAAAGGGACACAGTGAAAGACAGTCTCTGAACAGAAATGGCCTTCGTCGCCAAAACCTTACCAGGGATTGCCACACTCGACAAATGAAGCATGGTGGCTGGGTAGTTCACCAGCCCTGCCCACGCCAGTACAATTACTGA
- the Tp53inp1 gene encoding tumor protein p53-inducible nuclear protein 1 isoform X2 yields the protein MMFQRLNKMFVGEVTSPNQEPEFSEKEDDEWILVDFIDTCTGFSAEEEEEEDDDISQESPTEHTSVFSCLPASLECLADTSDSCFLQFESCPMEESWFITPPPCFTAGGLTAVKVETSPMENLLIEHPSMSVYAVHSSCPGLSEASCVNDDYNPSSPRARKSCL from the exons ATGATGTTTCAGAGACTGAACAAAATGTTTGTGGGTGAAGTCACTTCTCCCAACCAAGAGCCAGAATTTAGTGAGAAAGAAGATGACGAATGGATCCTTGTTGACTTCATAG ACACGTGCACTGGCTTctcagcagaggaagaggaggaggaagatgatgacATCAGCCAAGAGTCTCCAACAGAGCACACGTCAGTCTTCTCCTGTTTACCTGCATCTCTGGAGTGTTTGGCTGACACCAGTGATTCCTGCTTCCTCCAGTTTGAGTCCTGCCCCATGGAGGAGAGCTGGTTCATCACCCCTCCCCCGTGTTTTACAGCAGGTGGATTAACCGCTGTCAAGGTGGAGACAAGTCCTATGGAAAACCTTCTCATTGAACATCCCAGCATGTCTGTCTACGCTGTACACAGTTCCTGTCCCGGGCTCAGCGAGGCCAGCTGTGTCAACGATGACTACAACCCCAGCAGCCCCAG GGCCAGGAAAAGCTGCTTATAA